A single genomic interval of Notolabrus celidotus isolate fNotCel1 chromosome 13, fNotCel1.pri, whole genome shotgun sequence harbors:
- the pum2 gene encoding pumilio homolog 2 isoform X8, with translation MSVPCSILGMNDVAWQETRGGMLHANGAPETGVVRVHGGVPLASVGGAVQAPGGPHLQGMDRVVNPIPGTLQPPLSGRSQDDATVGYFFQRQPGEQLGGCPPNKHRWPTGDTNHVDQVRAVDEMNYDFQALALESRGMGELLPAKKLWDSDELAKDGRKGMLLGEEWRDNAWGSPHHSVSQPIMVQRRPGQSFHGNGDANSVLSPRSEGGGLGVSMVEYVLSSSPGDKMDSRYRNGGYGGGDVDQDGREKGDVQEKVSPFEEDKSPEMKVGEENDPAKANGRGLLNGMDRDCKDFNPTPGSRQASPTEAVERMGPSQTMEMMGQHHPHAMQQHNPVQNKAPTEDFQNQEAQNMGGMEQQGVESLQFDYAGNQIQVDSSGTPVGLFDYSSQQQLFQRSNPLTVQQLTAAQQQQYALAAAQQQHLAGLAPAFVPNPYIINAGPPGTDPYTAAGLAAAASLAGPTVVPPQYYGVPWGVYPANLFQQQAASNANHSANQQASNQGPGPGQQQVMRTGNNQRPLTPGQGQQSQQESLAAAAAANPALAYAGMSGYQVLAPAAYYDQTGALVMGPGARTGLGGPVRLVQTPLLINPAAAQAAVSASGSGNNMSGPPANGMYRSMPQPQQQQQQQQAPPPSSGLPSSSFYGSGSVPNTSQSSSLFSHTSAAPPSSSLGFSSAGGSLGVGLGSALGGFGSSVSSSTSSSVSRRDSLLASSDLYKRGGSSLTPIGQPFYNSLGYSSSPSPIGLTPGHSPLTPPPSLPSSHGSSSSLHLGGLTNGSGRYISAAPGAEAKYRSTGGTSSLFNSSSQLFPPSRPRYSRSDVMPSGRSRLLEDFRNNRFPNLQLRDLPGHMVEFSQDQHGSRFIQQKLERATPAERQMVFGEILQAAYQLMTDVFGNYVIQKFFEFGSADQKLALATRIRGHVLPLALQMYGCRVIQKALESISSDQQSDIVRELDGHVLKCVKDQNGNHVVQKCIECVQPQALQFIIDAFQGQVFVLSTHPYGCRVIQRILEHCTQEQTLPILEELHQHSEQLGQDQYGNYVIQHVLEHGRPEDKSKIVAEVRGKVLVLSQHKFASNVVEKCVIHSSRAERALLIDEVCCQKDGPHSALYTMMKDQYANYVVQRMIDMAEPAQRKIIMHKIRPHIATLRKYTYGKHILAKLEKYYMKSGSELGPIGGPTNGLM, from the exons GTCCGTGCTGTGGATGAAATGAACTACGACTTCCAAGCTCTTGCTTTGGAGTCCAGGGGCATGGGAGAG CTTTTGCCCGCAAAAAAGCTCTGGGATTCGGATGAGTTGGCcaaggatggaaggaaagggATGCTTCTaggagaggagtggagggaCAATGCCTGGGGATCACCTC ATCACTCAGTGTCTCAGCCAATCATGGTGCAGCGGCGGCCAGGCCAGAGTTTCCATGGGAATGGTGATGCCAATTCTGTGCTTTCACCTCGCTCAGAAGGTGGAGGCCTGGGGGTGAGCATGGTGGAGTACGTCCTGAGCTCCTCGCCAGGGGACAAGATGGACAGTCGCTACAGGAACGGTGGCTAT GGTGGAGGAGATGTTGACCAAGACGGGAGAGAGAAGGGTGATGTCCAAGAGAAAGTGTCCCCCTTTGAAGAGGACAAGAGCCCAGAGATGAAGGTGGGGGAGGAGAATGATCCAGCTAAAGCCAACGGAAGAGGACTTCTAAATGGCATGGACAGAGACTGCAAAGATTTCAA TCCAACCCCCGGAAGTCGTCAAGCTTCTCCCACTGAGGCCGTGGAGAGGATGGGTCCCAGTCAGACCATGGAGATGATGGGGCAGCACCACCCCCACGCCATGCAACAACACAACCCCGTCCAAAACAAGGCCCCGACTGAGGACTTCCAGAACCAGGAGGCCCAGAACATGGGAGGTATGGAGCAGCAAGGTGTGGAGTCCCTCCAGTTTGACTATGCTGGGAACCAGATCCAGGTGGACTCCTCGGGGACTCCGGTTGGATTGTTCGACTACAGCTCTCAGCAGCAG tTATTCCAGAGATCTAATCCCCTGACTGTGCAGCAGCTCACTGCAGCTCAGCAACAACAATATGCTCTGGCTGCAGCCCAACAGCAACATCTTG cCGGCCTTGCTCCTGCATTTGTGCCAAACCCTTACATCATCAATGCTGGCCCTCCTGGAACTGACCCTTACACTGCCGCGGGcctggcagcagcagccagtcTTGCAG GCCCCACCGTGGTACCACCACAGTACTATGGAGTTCCCTGGGGAGTTTACCCGGCCAACCTTTTCCAGCAACAGGCTGCATCAAATGCCAATCACTCAGCTAACCAGCAAGCATCCAATCAGGGACCAGGGCCGGGCCAACAACAG GTGATGCGCACAGGAAACAACCAGAGACCTCTTACACCTGGGCAAGGTCAGCAGAGTCAGCAGGAGTCtctggctgcagctgctgctgcaaaccCTGCACTGGCGTACGCAGGAATGTCTG GATATCAGGTGTTGGCCCCTGCAGCCTACTATGATCAGACTGGGGCCCTGGTGATGGGCCCTGGTGCCAGGACTGGTTTAGGAGGCCCAGTTCGTCTCGTCCAGACTCCCCTCCTCATCAacccagcagcagcacaagCTG CAGTGTCAGCGTCTGGCTCTGGTAACAACATGTCCGGCCCTCCAGCCAACGGGATGTACCGCTCAATGCCTCagccccagcagcagcagcagcaacagcaggcaCCCCCACCCAGCAGCGGTCTGCCCTCCAGCTCGTTCTACGGCTCTGGTTCAGTTCCCAACACTTCTCAGAGCAGCTCCCTCTTCTCACACACCTCTGCTGCGCCTCCCAGCTCCTCCCTGGGCTTCAGCAGTGCTGGCGGCTCCTTGGGCGTAGGCCTCGGCTCTGCTCTCGGAGGCTTCGGCTCCTCTG TATCCAGCTCTACCAGTAGCAGTGTGTCTCGCAGGGATTCCCTGTTGGCAAGCTCTGATCTGTACAAACGTGGTGGTAGTAGTCTAACTCCCATTGGTCAGCCCTTTTACAACAGCCTGGGTTATTCCTCCTCACCCAGCCCCATCGGCCTCACACCAGGTCACTCCCCGCTCACTCCTCCACCCTCTCTGCCCTCCTCTCATGGATCCTCCTCTAGCCTTCACCTAG GTGGCCTGACGAACGGCAGCGGGCGCTACATTTCAGCAGCGCCTGGAGCTGAGGCAAAGTACCGGAGCACCGGAGGGACATCCAGTCTTTTTAATTCCAGCAGCCAGCTGTTTCCTCCATCTCGGCCCCGGTACAGCCGCTCTGATGTCATGCCATCCGGACGGAGCCGCCTACTGGAAGACTTCAGGAACAACCGCTTCCCAAACCTCCAGCTCCGCGACCTGCCAGGACACATGGTGGAGTTCTCTCAAGACCAGCATGGATCCAG ATTTATCCAGCAGAAGCTAGAGAGGGCCACACCGGCGGAGCGGCAGATGGTGTTTGGAGAGATTCTGCAAGCAGCATACCAACTAATGACTGACGTATTTGGGAACTATGTCATTCAAAAGTTCTTTGAG TTTGGAAGCGCAGACCAGAAGCTGGCTTTGGCAACACGTATCCGTGGACACGTCCTCCCCCTGGCTTTGCAGATGTACGGCTGCAGGGTCATTCAGAAAGCTCTGGAGTCCATTTCCTCAGACCAGCAG AGCGACATCGTCCGTGAGCTGGATGGCCACGTGTTGAAGTGTGTGAAGGACCAGAACGGCAACCATGTGGTGCAGAAGTGTATTGAGTGTGTCCAGCCTCAGGCCCTACAGTTCATCATTGATGCCTTCCAGGGACAG GTGTTCGTGCTGTCAACACATCCCTACGGCTGCAGAGTTATTCAAAGGATTTTGGAGCACTGCACCCAGGAGCAGACTCTGCCCATCCTGGAAGAACTGCATCAACACTCTGAACAGCTGGGCCAG gaTCAGTACGGTAACTACGTGATTCAGCACGTTCTGGAGCACGGCAGACCGGAGGATAAGAGCAAGATAGTCGCAGAGGTTCGCGGGAAAGTTCTAGTCCTCAGCCAACACAAATTTGCAAG TAATGTGGTAGAGAAGTGTGTGATCCACTCCTCACGTGCAGAGAGAGCCCTGCTGATCGATGAAGTGTGCTGCCAGAAAGACGGGCCCCACAGCGCCCTGTACACCATGATGAAGGACCAGTACGCCAACTATGTCGTCCAAAGAATGATCGACATGGCGGAACCTGCTCAGCGCAAAATCATCATGCACAAG ATCCGCCCTCACATTGCCACTTTACGCAAGTACACCTACGGGAAGCACATTCTGGCCAAGCTCGAAAAATATTACATGAAGAGCGGGTCTGAGCTGGGTCCCATCGGCGGCCCCACTAACGGCCTCATGTAA
- the pum2 gene encoding pumilio homolog 2 isoform X7, giving the protein MSVPCSILGMNDVAWQETRGGMLHANGAPETGVVRVHGGVPLASVGGAVQAPGGPHLQGMDRVVNPIPGTLQPPLSGRSQDDATVGYFFQRQPGEQLGGCPPNKHRWPTGDTNHVDQVRAVDEMNYDFQALALESRGMGELLPAKKLWDSDELAKDGRKGMLLGEEWRDNAWGSPHHSVSQPIMVQRRPGQSFHGNGDANSVLSPRSEGGGLGVSMVEYVLSSSPGDKMDSRYRNGGYGGGDVDQDGREKGDVQEKVSPFEEDKSPEMKVGEENDPAKANGRGLLNGMDRDCKDFNPTPGSRQASPTEAVERMGPSQTMEMMGQHHPHAMQQHNPVQNKAPTEDFQNQEAQNMGGMEQQGVESLQFDYAGNQIQVDSSGTPVGLFDYSSQQQLFQRSNPLTVQQLTAAQQQQYALAAAQQQHLAGLAPAFVPNPYIINAGPPGTDPYTAAGLAAAASLAGPTVVPPQYYGVPWGVYPANLFQQQAASNANHSANQQASNQGPGPGQQQVMRTGNNQRPLTPGQGQQSQQESLAAAAAANPALAYAGMSGYQVLAPAAYYDQTGALVMGPGARTGLGGPVRLVQTPLLINPAAAQAAVSASGSGNNMSGPPANGMYRSMPQPQQQQQQQQAPPPSSGLPSSSFYGSGSVPNTSQSSSLFSHTSAAPPSSSLGFSSAGGSLGVGLGSALGGFGSSVSSSTSSSVSRRDSLLASSDLYKRGGSSLTPIGQPFYNSLGYSSSPSPIGLTPGHSPLTPPPSLPSSHGSSSSLHLGGLTNGSGRYISAAPGAEAKYRSTGGTSSLFNSSSQLFPPSRPRYSRSDVMPSGRSRLLEDFRNNRFPNLQLRDLPGHMVEFSQDQHGSRFIQQKLERATPAERQMVFGEILQAAYQLMTDVFGNYVIQKFFEFGSADQKLALATRIRGHVLPLALQMYGCRVIQKALESISSDQQVISDIVRELDGHVLKCVKDQNGNHVVQKCIECVQPQALQFIIDAFQGQVFVLSTHPYGCRVIQRILEHCTQEQTLPILEELHQHSEQLGQDQYGNYVIQHVLEHGRPEDKSKIVAEVRGKVLVLSQHKFASNVVEKCVIHSSRAERALLIDEVCCQKDGPHSALYTMMKDQYANYVVQRMIDMAEPAQRKIIMHKIRPHIATLRKYTYGKHILAKLEKYYMKSGSELGPIGGPTNGLM; this is encoded by the exons GTCCGTGCTGTGGATGAAATGAACTACGACTTCCAAGCTCTTGCTTTGGAGTCCAGGGGCATGGGAGAG CTTTTGCCCGCAAAAAAGCTCTGGGATTCGGATGAGTTGGCcaaggatggaaggaaagggATGCTTCTaggagaggagtggagggaCAATGCCTGGGGATCACCTC ATCACTCAGTGTCTCAGCCAATCATGGTGCAGCGGCGGCCAGGCCAGAGTTTCCATGGGAATGGTGATGCCAATTCTGTGCTTTCACCTCGCTCAGAAGGTGGAGGCCTGGGGGTGAGCATGGTGGAGTACGTCCTGAGCTCCTCGCCAGGGGACAAGATGGACAGTCGCTACAGGAACGGTGGCTAT GGTGGAGGAGATGTTGACCAAGACGGGAGAGAGAAGGGTGATGTCCAAGAGAAAGTGTCCCCCTTTGAAGAGGACAAGAGCCCAGAGATGAAGGTGGGGGAGGAGAATGATCCAGCTAAAGCCAACGGAAGAGGACTTCTAAATGGCATGGACAGAGACTGCAAAGATTTCAA TCCAACCCCCGGAAGTCGTCAAGCTTCTCCCACTGAGGCCGTGGAGAGGATGGGTCCCAGTCAGACCATGGAGATGATGGGGCAGCACCACCCCCACGCCATGCAACAACACAACCCCGTCCAAAACAAGGCCCCGACTGAGGACTTCCAGAACCAGGAGGCCCAGAACATGGGAGGTATGGAGCAGCAAGGTGTGGAGTCCCTCCAGTTTGACTATGCTGGGAACCAGATCCAGGTGGACTCCTCGGGGACTCCGGTTGGATTGTTCGACTACAGCTCTCAGCAGCAG tTATTCCAGAGATCTAATCCCCTGACTGTGCAGCAGCTCACTGCAGCTCAGCAACAACAATATGCTCTGGCTGCAGCCCAACAGCAACATCTTG cCGGCCTTGCTCCTGCATTTGTGCCAAACCCTTACATCATCAATGCTGGCCCTCCTGGAACTGACCCTTACACTGCCGCGGGcctggcagcagcagccagtcTTGCAG GCCCCACCGTGGTACCACCACAGTACTATGGAGTTCCCTGGGGAGTTTACCCGGCCAACCTTTTCCAGCAACAGGCTGCATCAAATGCCAATCACTCAGCTAACCAGCAAGCATCCAATCAGGGACCAGGGCCGGGCCAACAACAG GTGATGCGCACAGGAAACAACCAGAGACCTCTTACACCTGGGCAAGGTCAGCAGAGTCAGCAGGAGTCtctggctgcagctgctgctgcaaaccCTGCACTGGCGTACGCAGGAATGTCTG GATATCAGGTGTTGGCCCCTGCAGCCTACTATGATCAGACTGGGGCCCTGGTGATGGGCCCTGGTGCCAGGACTGGTTTAGGAGGCCCAGTTCGTCTCGTCCAGACTCCCCTCCTCATCAacccagcagcagcacaagCTG CAGTGTCAGCGTCTGGCTCTGGTAACAACATGTCCGGCCCTCCAGCCAACGGGATGTACCGCTCAATGCCTCagccccagcagcagcagcagcaacagcaggcaCCCCCACCCAGCAGCGGTCTGCCCTCCAGCTCGTTCTACGGCTCTGGTTCAGTTCCCAACACTTCTCAGAGCAGCTCCCTCTTCTCACACACCTCTGCTGCGCCTCCCAGCTCCTCCCTGGGCTTCAGCAGTGCTGGCGGCTCCTTGGGCGTAGGCCTCGGCTCTGCTCTCGGAGGCTTCGGCTCCTCTG TATCCAGCTCTACCAGTAGCAGTGTGTCTCGCAGGGATTCCCTGTTGGCAAGCTCTGATCTGTACAAACGTGGTGGTAGTAGTCTAACTCCCATTGGTCAGCCCTTTTACAACAGCCTGGGTTATTCCTCCTCACCCAGCCCCATCGGCCTCACACCAGGTCACTCCCCGCTCACTCCTCCACCCTCTCTGCCCTCCTCTCATGGATCCTCCTCTAGCCTTCACCTAG GTGGCCTGACGAACGGCAGCGGGCGCTACATTTCAGCAGCGCCTGGAGCTGAGGCAAAGTACCGGAGCACCGGAGGGACATCCAGTCTTTTTAATTCCAGCAGCCAGCTGTTTCCTCCATCTCGGCCCCGGTACAGCCGCTCTGATGTCATGCCATCCGGACGGAGCCGCCTACTGGAAGACTTCAGGAACAACCGCTTCCCAAACCTCCAGCTCCGCGACCTGCCAGGACACATGGTGGAGTTCTCTCAAGACCAGCATGGATCCAG ATTTATCCAGCAGAAGCTAGAGAGGGCCACACCGGCGGAGCGGCAGATGGTGTTTGGAGAGATTCTGCAAGCAGCATACCAACTAATGACTGACGTATTTGGGAACTATGTCATTCAAAAGTTCTTTGAG TTTGGAAGCGCAGACCAGAAGCTGGCTTTGGCAACACGTATCCGTGGACACGTCCTCCCCCTGGCTTTGCAGATGTACGGCTGCAGGGTCATTCAGAAAGCTCTGGAGTCCATTTCCTCAGACCAGCAGGTAATT AGCGACATCGTCCGTGAGCTGGATGGCCACGTGTTGAAGTGTGTGAAGGACCAGAACGGCAACCATGTGGTGCAGAAGTGTATTGAGTGTGTCCAGCCTCAGGCCCTACAGTTCATCATTGATGCCTTCCAGGGACAG GTGTTCGTGCTGTCAACACATCCCTACGGCTGCAGAGTTATTCAAAGGATTTTGGAGCACTGCACCCAGGAGCAGACTCTGCCCATCCTGGAAGAACTGCATCAACACTCTGAACAGCTGGGCCAG gaTCAGTACGGTAACTACGTGATTCAGCACGTTCTGGAGCACGGCAGACCGGAGGATAAGAGCAAGATAGTCGCAGAGGTTCGCGGGAAAGTTCTAGTCCTCAGCCAACACAAATTTGCAAG TAATGTGGTAGAGAAGTGTGTGATCCACTCCTCACGTGCAGAGAGAGCCCTGCTGATCGATGAAGTGTGCTGCCAGAAAGACGGGCCCCACAGCGCCCTGTACACCATGATGAAGGACCAGTACGCCAACTATGTCGTCCAAAGAATGATCGACATGGCGGAACCTGCTCAGCGCAAAATCATCATGCACAAG ATCCGCCCTCACATTGCCACTTTACGCAAGTACACCTACGGGAAGCACATTCTGGCCAAGCTCGAAAAATATTACATGAAGAGCGGGTCTGAGCTGGGTCCCATCGGCGGCCCCACTAACGGCCTCATGTAA
- the pum2 gene encoding pumilio homolog 2 isoform X5 translates to MSVPCSILGMNDVAWQETRGGMLHANGAPETGVVRVHGGVPLASVGGAVQAPGGPHLQGMDRVVNPIPGTLQPPLSGRSQDDATVGYFFQRQPGEQLGGCPPNKHRWPTGDTNHVDQVRAVDEMNYDFQALALESRGMGELLPAKKLWDSDELAKDGRKGMLLGEEWRDNAWGSPQGGGLGVSMVEYVLSSSPGDKMDSRYRNGGYGGGDVDQDGREKGDVQEKVSPFEEDKSPEMKVGEENDPAKANGRGLLNGMDRDCKDFNPTPGSRQASPTEAVERMGPSQTMEMMGQHHPHAMQQHNPVQNKAPTEDFQNQEAQNMGGMEQQGVESLQFDYAGNQIQVDSSGTPVGLFDYSSQQQLFQRSNPLTVQQLTAAQQQQYALAAAQQQHLAGLAPAFVPNPYIINAGPPGTDPYTAAGLAAAASLAGPTVVPPQYYGVPWGVYPANLFQQQAASNANHSANQQASNQGPGPGQQQVMRTGNNQRPLTPGQGQQSQQESLAAAAAANPALAYAGMSGYQVLAPAAYYDQTGALVMGPGARTGLGGPVRLVQTPLLINPAAAQAAVSASGSGNNMSGPPANGMYRSMPQPQQQQQQQQAPPPSSGLPSSSFYGSGSVPNTSQSSSLFSHTSAAPPSSSLGFSSAGGSLGVGLGSALGGFGSSVSSSTSSSVSRRDSLLASSDLYKRGGSSLTPIGQPFYNSLGYSSSPSPIGLTPGHSPLTPPPSLPSSHGSSSSLHLVSGHSPFPGGLTNGSGRYISAAPGAEAKYRSTGGTSSLFNSSSQLFPPSRPRYSRSDVMPSGRSRLLEDFRNNRFPNLQLRDLPGHMVEFSQDQHGSRFIQQKLERATPAERQMVFGEILQAAYQLMTDVFGNYVIQKFFEFGSADQKLALATRIRGHVLPLALQMYGCRVIQKALESISSDQQVISDIVRELDGHVLKCVKDQNGNHVVQKCIECVQPQALQFIIDAFQGQVFVLSTHPYGCRVIQRILEHCTQEQTLPILEELHQHSEQLGQKYQGVSLEMTPKTCYTVSRDALFKDQYGNYVIQHVLEHGRPEDKSKIVAEVRGKVLVLSQHKFASNVVEKCVIHSSRAERALLIDEVCCQKDGPHSALYTMMKDQYANYVVQRMIDMAEPAQRKIIMHKIRPHIATLRKYTYGKHILAKLEKYYMKSGSELGPIGGPTNGLM, encoded by the exons GTCCGTGCTGTGGATGAAATGAACTACGACTTCCAAGCTCTTGCTTTGGAGTCCAGGGGCATGGGAGAG CTTTTGCCCGCAAAAAAGCTCTGGGATTCGGATGAGTTGGCcaaggatggaaggaaagggATGCTTCTaggagaggagtggagggaCAATGCCTGGGGATCACCTC AAGGTGGAGGCCTGGGGGTGAGCATGGTGGAGTACGTCCTGAGCTCCTCGCCAGGGGACAAGATGGACAGTCGCTACAGGAACGGTGGCTAT GGTGGAGGAGATGTTGACCAAGACGGGAGAGAGAAGGGTGATGTCCAAGAGAAAGTGTCCCCCTTTGAAGAGGACAAGAGCCCAGAGATGAAGGTGGGGGAGGAGAATGATCCAGCTAAAGCCAACGGAAGAGGACTTCTAAATGGCATGGACAGAGACTGCAAAGATTTCAA TCCAACCCCCGGAAGTCGTCAAGCTTCTCCCACTGAGGCCGTGGAGAGGATGGGTCCCAGTCAGACCATGGAGATGATGGGGCAGCACCACCCCCACGCCATGCAACAACACAACCCCGTCCAAAACAAGGCCCCGACTGAGGACTTCCAGAACCAGGAGGCCCAGAACATGGGAGGTATGGAGCAGCAAGGTGTGGAGTCCCTCCAGTTTGACTATGCTGGGAACCAGATCCAGGTGGACTCCTCGGGGACTCCGGTTGGATTGTTCGACTACAGCTCTCAGCAGCAG tTATTCCAGAGATCTAATCCCCTGACTGTGCAGCAGCTCACTGCAGCTCAGCAACAACAATATGCTCTGGCTGCAGCCCAACAGCAACATCTTG cCGGCCTTGCTCCTGCATTTGTGCCAAACCCTTACATCATCAATGCTGGCCCTCCTGGAACTGACCCTTACACTGCCGCGGGcctggcagcagcagccagtcTTGCAG GCCCCACCGTGGTACCACCACAGTACTATGGAGTTCCCTGGGGAGTTTACCCGGCCAACCTTTTCCAGCAACAGGCTGCATCAAATGCCAATCACTCAGCTAACCAGCAAGCATCCAATCAGGGACCAGGGCCGGGCCAACAACAG GTGATGCGCACAGGAAACAACCAGAGACCTCTTACACCTGGGCAAGGTCAGCAGAGTCAGCAGGAGTCtctggctgcagctgctgctgcaaaccCTGCACTGGCGTACGCAGGAATGTCTG GATATCAGGTGTTGGCCCCTGCAGCCTACTATGATCAGACTGGGGCCCTGGTGATGGGCCCTGGTGCCAGGACTGGTTTAGGAGGCCCAGTTCGTCTCGTCCAGACTCCCCTCCTCATCAacccagcagcagcacaagCTG CAGTGTCAGCGTCTGGCTCTGGTAACAACATGTCCGGCCCTCCAGCCAACGGGATGTACCGCTCAATGCCTCagccccagcagcagcagcagcaacagcaggcaCCCCCACCCAGCAGCGGTCTGCCCTCCAGCTCGTTCTACGGCTCTGGTTCAGTTCCCAACACTTCTCAGAGCAGCTCCCTCTTCTCACACACCTCTGCTGCGCCTCCCAGCTCCTCCCTGGGCTTCAGCAGTGCTGGCGGCTCCTTGGGCGTAGGCCTCGGCTCTGCTCTCGGAGGCTTCGGCTCCTCTG TATCCAGCTCTACCAGTAGCAGTGTGTCTCGCAGGGATTCCCTGTTGGCAAGCTCTGATCTGTACAAACGTGGTGGTAGTAGTCTAACTCCCATTGGTCAGCCCTTTTACAACAGCCTGGGTTATTCCTCCTCACCCAGCCCCATCGGCCTCACACCAGGTCACTCCCCGCTCACTCCTCCACCCTCTCTGCCCTCCTCTCATGGATCCTCCTCTAGCCTTCACCTAG TATCCGGTCATTCTCCGTTCCCAGGTGGCCTGACGAACGGCAGCGGGCGCTACATTTCAGCAGCGCCTGGAGCTGAGGCAAAGTACCGGAGCACCGGAGGGACATCCAGTCTTTTTAATTCCAGCAGCCAGCTGTTTCCTCCATCTCGGCCCCGGTACAGCCGCTCTGATGTCATGCCATCCGGACGGAGCCGCCTACTGGAAGACTTCAGGAACAACCGCTTCCCAAACCTCCAGCTCCGCGACCTGCCAGGACACATGGTGGAGTTCTCTCAAGACCAGCATGGATCCAG ATTTATCCAGCAGAAGCTAGAGAGGGCCACACCGGCGGAGCGGCAGATGGTGTTTGGAGAGATTCTGCAAGCAGCATACCAACTAATGACTGACGTATTTGGGAACTATGTCATTCAAAAGTTCTTTGAG TTTGGAAGCGCAGACCAGAAGCTGGCTTTGGCAACACGTATCCGTGGACACGTCCTCCCCCTGGCTTTGCAGATGTACGGCTGCAGGGTCATTCAGAAAGCTCTGGAGTCCATTTCCTCAGACCAGCAGGTAATT AGCGACATCGTCCGTGAGCTGGATGGCCACGTGTTGAAGTGTGTGAAGGACCAGAACGGCAACCATGTGGTGCAGAAGTGTATTGAGTGTGTCCAGCCTCAGGCCCTACAGTTCATCATTGATGCCTTCCAGGGACAG GTGTTCGTGCTGTCAACACATCCCTACGGCTGCAGAGTTATTCAAAGGATTTTGGAGCACTGCACCCAGGAGCAGACTCTGCCCATCCTGGAAGAACTGCATCAACACTCTGAACAGCTGGGCCAG AAATATCAAGGCGTTTCATTGGAGATGACACCCAAAACATGTTATACAGTGTCCCGTGATGCACTGTTCAAG gaTCAGTACGGTAACTACGTGATTCAGCACGTTCTGGAGCACGGCAGACCGGAGGATAAGAGCAAGATAGTCGCAGAGGTTCGCGGGAAAGTTCTAGTCCTCAGCCAACACAAATTTGCAAG TAATGTGGTAGAGAAGTGTGTGATCCACTCCTCACGTGCAGAGAGAGCCCTGCTGATCGATGAAGTGTGCTGCCAGAAAGACGGGCCCCACAGCGCCCTGTACACCATGATGAAGGACCAGTACGCCAACTATGTCGTCCAAAGAATGATCGACATGGCGGAACCTGCTCAGCGCAAAATCATCATGCACAAG ATCCGCCCTCACATTGCCACTTTACGCAAGTACACCTACGGGAAGCACATTCTGGCCAAGCTCGAAAAATATTACATGAAGAGCGGGTCTGAGCTGGGTCCCATCGGCGGCCCCACTAACGGCCTCATGTAA